From Nguyenibacter vanlangensis, one genomic window encodes:
- a CDS encoding aldehyde dehydrogenase family protein, giving the protein MQLDRLIPGMLIPFGGDRAVSVPAGLANEFRAGDMLVVCQTDGALLHIPADIRNAVRDDISASSVAFKALAARSDIQIVAFFEAFVDLLEDDAVWSRIVEANARDVANARATGRSTGRLALGSTARDGMIRGLRIWAASEGYRHADIDIRQHDGWTVSVSRAPVGVVGFIFEGRPNVLVDATGVLRNGNTALIRIGRDASETARCMMDHAIRPALSRSGLPDDAVRLIARQERAAAWAMLSDRRLGVAVVRGSGPAVAQLGEVARQCGVAVSLHGTGGAWLIADAHADRARFISAVAASLDRKVCNTLNVCCIDRARVADLVPALLEGMERAASPIGGFRIHVLEGSEDYLPASLFSTVVITTREGRVVDEPVATMLPHARLSTEWAWDETPEISFVVVDGLEEAISLFDQDSPRFVASLISEDRTAQNRFFDAVNAPFVGNGFTRWADGHYALDKPELGLSNWEQGRPLGRGAIMSGDDIFSVRYRMEQDDIDLHR; this is encoded by the coding sequence ATGCAGCTCGATCGGCTCATCCCGGGCATGTTGATCCCGTTTGGAGGGGATCGTGCCGTCAGCGTACCGGCCGGCTTGGCGAATGAATTTCGGGCCGGCGACATGCTGGTCGTATGCCAGACCGACGGGGCGTTGCTTCATATACCGGCGGATATTCGCAACGCAGTGCGCGACGATATTTCTGCGTCTTCGGTGGCCTTCAAGGCGTTGGCGGCCAGATCGGACATACAGATTGTCGCGTTTTTTGAGGCGTTCGTGGATCTGTTGGAAGATGACGCGGTCTGGTCCAGAATCGTCGAGGCAAACGCGCGTGATGTCGCCAATGCCCGTGCGACCGGCCGATCGACCGGGCGGCTGGCATTAGGGTCTACGGCGCGCGACGGAATGATACGCGGGCTGCGCATCTGGGCCGCGTCCGAAGGGTATCGTCATGCCGATATCGACATACGACAGCATGATGGCTGGACGGTATCCGTCAGCAGGGCACCGGTCGGTGTCGTCGGCTTCATCTTCGAAGGGCGTCCCAATGTCCTCGTGGACGCCACGGGCGTTCTGCGCAACGGTAATACGGCCTTGATCAGGATCGGGCGGGATGCTTCCGAGACCGCGCGATGCATGATGGATCATGCCATCCGACCCGCGTTGTCCCGCAGTGGGTTGCCCGACGACGCCGTCAGGTTGATCGCGCGTCAGGAGCGGGCAGCGGCCTGGGCGATGCTCTCCGACCGGCGATTGGGAGTGGCCGTCGTGCGTGGTTCCGGTCCTGCGGTGGCGCAACTGGGTGAAGTTGCGCGCCAATGCGGCGTGGCGGTCAGTTTGCACGGGACCGGCGGCGCGTGGCTGATCGCCGATGCGCATGCGGACAGAGCGCGCTTCATCTCGGCCGTCGCTGCTTCGCTGGACCGGAAAGTGTGCAACACGCTGAATGTCTGTTGCATCGACAGGGCGCGTGTCGCCGATCTGGTTCCCGCCTTGCTTGAGGGCATGGAACGGGCCGCGTCGCCGATCGGAGGCTTTCGCATCCATGTTCTGGAAGGATCGGAAGATTATCTTCCTGCTTCTCTCTTTTCCACCGTGGTCATAACCACGCGGGAGGGCCGGGTCGTCGATGAGCCGGTCGCGACCATGTTGCCCCATGCGCGCTTGTCGACAGAGTGGGCGTGGGACGAAACGCCTGAAATTTCGTTCGTCGTCGTCGACGGCCTGGAAGAGGCCATCTCTCTGTTTGACCAGGACAGTCCCCGCTTCGTCGCATCCCTGATCAGCGAGGACAGGACTGCGCAGAATCGCTTTTTCGATGCGGTGAACGCGCCATTCGTCGGCAATGGATTTACTCGTTGGGCCGACGGCCACTATGCCCTCGACAAGCCCGAACTCGGGCTGTCGAACTGGGAACAGGGGCGTCCGCTGGGGCGCGGAGCGATCATGTCGGGAGATGATATTTTCTCGGTCCGATACCGAATGGAACAGGACGATATCGATCTGCACCGCTGA
- a CDS encoding efflux RND transporter permease subunit: MSGFNLSALAVRERGITLFLIVALALSGAYAFFSLGRAEDPAFTVKTLTATAVWPGATAQEMQDLVADPLEKRVQELQWYDRVETLTRPGLALMMVTLKDNTPPAAVPEQFYQTRKKLYDTMPLLPRGVQGPFVNDEYSDVDFAVYALDGHGLPERLLVRQAETVRQRLLHVPGVRKVDIIGERPEQIFVNFSNARLLTLGISAQDVFAALQRQNAVTAAGSIDTRGPQVFVRLDGALDDLEKIRDIPIAAGGRTFKISDIATVERGYEDPPTYLVRHAGAQTLVLNVVMQDHWNGLKLGQSLAAAEKTLGARLPAGVTLTKIVDQAGIIHAAVGEFMLKFFVALAVVMVVSLVSLGWRVGIVVAAAVPLTLSIVMVIMLVTGRALDRITLGALIISLGLLVDDAIIAIEMMVVKLEEGYERTKAAAYAWSHTAAPMLAGTLVTIIGFTPVGFARSTAGEYAGNIFWIVGYALLTSWFVAVVFTPYLGVKLLPDIKRIDGAYEHIYATPNYRRFRRLVVWVVRRKFMVAGAVLALFLLAFVGMGSVRQQFFPSSDRPELLAEVQMPEGTSIEATTRVTARVEAWLKTQPEARIVTSYVGAGAPRFFLAYNPELPDPSFAKIVVLTPSAQDRDRLRDRMRQAVAQGMAPDARIRVTQFVFGPYTHFPVMFRVMGPDADRVRDIAAQVGTIMRNNPHTRQVNADWGERVQTAHFVLDQARLQLIGLSSQEASEQIQFLLLGVPVTQVREDVRTVELVVRSAGPDRLDPAKLGDMTISNRTGQLIPLSQIGHVEIRAEDPILRRRDRIPTITVQSDIDENLQPPQVTAEVDQALAPVRATLPPGYRIEAGGNAEESGKANKALVPIFPVMILLTLIVLVFETRSISGMFMVFLTAPLGLIGTVPTLLIFHQPFGFNAILGLIGLSGILMRNTLILIGQIKVNQAAGLDPFHSVVEATVQRARPVILTALAAVLAFIPLTESVFWGSLAYTLIGGTAAGTGLILMFLPALYAIWYRIKPTNEPDDGEPEVAKDFTGASKE; the protein is encoded by the coding sequence ATGAGCGGATTCAACCTGTCCGCCCTTGCGGTGCGCGAGCGTGGGATCACATTGTTCCTGATCGTGGCACTGGCTTTGTCGGGTGCTTATGCGTTTTTCAGCCTCGGGCGTGCCGAGGACCCCGCATTCACCGTCAAAACCCTGACGGCGACCGCTGTCTGGCCAGGCGCCACGGCGCAGGAAATGCAGGATCTGGTGGCCGATCCTCTGGAAAAGCGCGTGCAGGAACTGCAATGGTACGACCGGGTGGAAACATTGACCCGGCCAGGCCTGGCGCTGATGATGGTCACGCTCAAGGACAACACGCCGCCTGCGGCCGTTCCCGAGCAATTCTACCAGACGCGCAAGAAGCTGTACGACACCATGCCCCTTCTGCCGAGGGGCGTGCAGGGACCGTTCGTCAATGACGAGTATTCCGATGTCGATTTCGCGGTCTATGCGTTGGACGGTCATGGATTGCCCGAACGCCTGCTGGTCCGGCAGGCGGAAACGGTGCGGCAGCGCCTGCTGCATGTGCCGGGCGTGCGCAAGGTTGATATTATCGGCGAACGGCCGGAACAGATCTTCGTCAATTTTTCCAATGCCAGACTGCTCACGCTCGGGATCAGCGCCCAGGACGTGTTCGCGGCACTTCAGCGTCAGAATGCGGTGACGGCCGCGGGTTCGATCGATACGCGCGGCCCGCAGGTCTTCGTGCGGCTGGACGGCGCGCTGGACGACCTGGAGAAAATTCGCGACATCCCCATCGCGGCGGGCGGCAGGACTTTCAAGATCTCGGACATCGCGACGGTGGAGCGGGGGTATGAGGACCCACCGACCTACCTTGTCAGGCATGCCGGGGCCCAGACTCTGGTGCTGAACGTCGTGATGCAGGATCACTGGAACGGGCTGAAGCTCGGCCAGTCTCTGGCCGCAGCAGAGAAGACGCTGGGGGCGAGGCTACCCGCCGGCGTCACGCTGACGAAAATCGTTGACCAGGCCGGCATCATTCATGCCGCCGTCGGCGAGTTCATGCTGAAGTTTTTCGTGGCCCTCGCGGTGGTGATGGTCGTCAGCCTGGTAAGCCTGGGCTGGCGGGTCGGCATCGTCGTCGCGGCCGCCGTGCCGCTGACGCTGTCGATCGTCATGGTCATCATGCTGGTGACAGGTCGGGCGCTGGACCGTATCACGCTGGGGGCGCTGATCATCTCGCTGGGCCTTCTGGTCGATGACGCGATCATCGCGATTGAGATGATGGTGGTGAAGCTGGAGGAAGGGTACGAACGCACGAAGGCCGCCGCCTATGCCTGGAGCCACACGGCGGCTCCGATGCTGGCCGGCACGCTGGTCACGATCATCGGTTTCACCCCGGTCGGCTTCGCGCGCTCGACCGCCGGCGAGTATGCCGGCAACATTTTCTGGATCGTCGGCTATGCGCTGCTGACCTCCTGGTTCGTGGCCGTGGTGTTCACGCCCTATCTCGGTGTCAAGCTGCTGCCGGACATCAAGCGGATCGACGGCGCCTACGAACATATCTACGCCACGCCCAATTACCGCCGCTTCCGGCGTCTGGTCGTGTGGGTCGTGCGCCGCAAGTTCATGGTCGCGGGGGCGGTGCTGGCGTTGTTCCTGCTGGCCTTCGTCGGGATGGGTTCTGTCCGGCAGCAATTCTTCCCCAGTTCGGACCGCCCGGAACTGCTGGCCGAGGTGCAGATGCCGGAGGGTACCAGTATCGAAGCCACCACGCGGGTCACGGCCCGTGTGGAGGCCTGGTTGAAGACACAGCCCGAGGCGAGGATCGTCACCAGCTATGTGGGCGCTGGTGCGCCGCGTTTCTTCCTGGCGTACAACCCCGAACTGCCCGACCCTTCCTTCGCGAAGATCGTCGTCCTGACACCGAGTGCCCAGGACCGCGACCGCTTGCGCGATCGCATGCGCCAGGCCGTGGCCCAGGGGATGGCGCCTGATGCCCGGATCCGTGTGACGCAGTTCGTCTTCGGCCCCTACACCCATTTCCCGGTCATGTTCCGTGTCATGGGACCGGATGCGGATCGGGTGCGCGATATCGCGGCCCAGGTCGGCACGATCATGCGGAACAATCCGCATACGCGGCAGGTCAATGCCGATTGGGGTGAGCGCGTACAGACGGCGCATTTCGTGCTGGACCAGGCGCGGCTGCAACTGATCGGACTGTCCTCTCAGGAAGCATCCGAACAGATCCAGTTCCTGCTGCTGGGCGTGCCGGTCACGCAGGTTCGCGAGGACGTCCGGACCGTCGAGCTCGTGGTTCGCAGCGCGGGACCCGATCGTCTGGACCCGGCGAAGCTGGGTGACATGACCATCAGCAACCGCACGGGCCAATTGATACCGCTCAGCCAGATCGGTCATGTCGAGATCCGTGCCGAAGACCCTATCCTGCGTCGGCGCGACCGGATCCCGACGATCACGGTACAGAGCGATATCGACGAAAACCTGCAGCCGCCGCAGGTCACGGCGGAGGTCGATCAGGCTTTGGCGCCCGTCCGCGCGACGCTGCCCCCCGGCTATCGTATTGAGGCCGGCGGCAACGCGGAAGAATCCGGAAAGGCAAACAAGGCCCTGGTGCCGATCTTTCCGGTGATGATCCTGCTGACCCTGATCGTCCTGGTGTTCGAGACCCGGTCCATCTCCGGCATGTTCATGGTGTTCCTGACGGCCCCGCTGGGGCTGATCGGGACCGTGCCGACCCTGCTGATCTTTCATCAGCCGTTCGGCTTCAACGCGATCCTGGGCCTGATCGGCCTATCGGGCATCCTGATGCGCAACACGTTGATCCTGATCGGACAGATCAAGGTCAATCAGGCGGCGGGGCTCGATCCGTTCCATTCGGTGGTCGAGGCGACCGTGCAGCGTGCCCGCCCGGTTATTCTGACGGCCCTGGCGGCCGTGCTGGCTTTCATCCCGCTGACGGAATCGGTGTTCTGGGGCTCGCTGGCCTATACGCTGATCGGCGGCACGGCGGCCGGCACCGGGCTGATCCTGATGTTCCTGCCGGCACTCTATGCGATCTGGTATCGCATAAAGCCGACGAACGAGCCTGACGATGGCGAGCCGGAGGTGGCGAAGGATTTCACGGGGGCTTCCAAAGAGTAA
- a CDS encoding efflux RND transporter periplasmic adaptor subunit, with amino-acid sequence MAGTRLSLFAAAGICTVFGLSACKPKDDPDPRTADRIVETVRIESVATAEHVYTGVVAARVQSDLGFRVSGKIVERLVDTGQTVSKGQVLMRLDPTDYLHAVTTQVGSVASLHARWVQAAADERRYRGLVATGAVAASAYDQVKAAADSARAQLDAAIAQEKIARNQDDYSLLRADEDGVVVQTLAEPGHVVAAGQTVIVLAHAGPREAAIDLPEGVRPILHSAAEAELYDEGSRVSAHLRQLSDAADPRTRTFEARYVMDGPGADAPLGATVRVHLPEASDDPTALVVPLGAVDDEGKGPGVWSVDARSSKVSFHPVQIAHIGEDTATIARGADLRPGMLIAAAGGHELHVGEHVQIASTKVAMQ; translated from the coding sequence ATGGCTGGAACACGCCTATCCCTTTTTGCAGCGGCCGGCATCTGCACCGTTTTCGGGCTGTCGGCCTGCAAGCCCAAAGACGATCCTGATCCGCGCACGGCCGACCGTATCGTGGAGACGGTGCGGATCGAATCCGTAGCGACTGCCGAGCATGTCTACACGGGGGTCGTAGCGGCCCGCGTCCAAAGCGATCTCGGCTTTCGCGTGTCCGGCAAGATCGTCGAACGCCTGGTCGACACGGGACAGACTGTCTCAAAGGGGCAGGTGCTGATGCGCCTGGACCCGACGGATTACCTCCATGCCGTGACGACTCAGGTCGGCAGTGTGGCATCGTTGCATGCCCGTTGGGTCCAGGCTGCGGCGGATGAGCGTCGCTATCGCGGCCTTGTCGCGACCGGTGCCGTGGCGGCCTCGGCCTACGATCAGGTGAAGGCCGCAGCGGACAGCGCCCGCGCGCAACTGGACGCGGCGATCGCGCAGGAGAAGATTGCTCGCAACCAAGACGATTATTCCCTGCTGCGGGCGGATGAAGACGGTGTCGTCGTCCAGACCCTGGCGGAACCGGGGCATGTCGTCGCGGCCGGCCAGACCGTGATCGTGCTGGCACACGCCGGCCCGCGCGAGGCCGCAATCGACCTGCCGGAAGGGGTGCGTCCGATCCTGCATTCCGCGGCGGAAGCTGAACTGTATGACGAGGGTTCCCGTGTGTCCGCGCATCTGCGGCAATTGTCCGACGCCGCCGACCCGCGTACCCGCACGTTCGAGGCCCGTTACGTCATGGACGGGCCAGGCGCGGACGCGCCGCTGGGGGCGACGGTGCGTGTCCACCTGCCTGAAGCCAGCGACGATCCGACCGCGCTCGTCGTGCCGTTGGGCGCCGTCGATGACGAGGGCAAGGGGCCCGGCGTCTGGAGCGTGGATGCTCGCTCATCGAAGGTCAGCTTTCATCCGGTACAGATCGCACATATCGGCGAGGATACGGCGACGATCGCGCGCGGCGCGGATCTTCGCCCGGGCATGCTGATCGCGGCGGCCGGCGGTCACGAGTTGCATGTCGGCGAGCATGTCCAGATCGCCTCGACAAAGGTCGCGATGCAATGA
- a CDS encoding TetR/AcrR family transcriptional regulator: MTAAIEHFGHYGYKKTTMADLADAIGLSKAYIYKFFESKKAIGEAICALQHGKMRADIEAIVEDDKPASDRMRRVFLALARNTVALFSHERKLHDIVYSAVEEEWTSARSFADALRGMVEHLIREGREGGEFERKTPVDETCHAIMLVLQSIYHPLLLEQHMDTLDDDAATLASLVLRSLAP; this comes from the coding sequence ATGACGGCGGCCATCGAGCATTTCGGGCATTACGGATACAAGAAGACCACGATGGCCGATCTGGCCGACGCCATCGGTCTGTCGAAAGCCTATATCTATAAATTCTTTGAATCGAAGAAGGCGATCGGCGAGGCGATCTGCGCGCTCCAGCACGGCAAGATGCGCGCGGATATCGAGGCGATCGTCGAGGACGACAAGCCGGCTTCCGACAGAATGCGCAGGGTTTTCCTTGCTCTGGCGCGCAATACGGTTGCGCTGTTTTCGCACGAACGCAAATTGCACGACATCGTCTATTCGGCGGTGGAGGAGGAGTGGACGTCTGCCAGGAGTTTTGCCGATGCATTGCGTGGTATGGTCGAGCACCTGATCCGCGAAGGCCGCGAGGGCGGCGAGTTCGAGCGCAAGACGCCCGTTGATGAGACCTGTCACGCCATCATGCTGGTCCTGCAGTCGATCTATCATCCCCTCCTGCTCGAACAGCACATGGACACGCTGGACGATGATGCGGCGACGCTGGCCAGTCTCGTCTTGAGAAGCCTCGCGCCGTGA
- a CDS encoding efflux transporter outer membrane subunit has translation MSEAYQRSNAMNPTLPATRRNTAPPRHRATTGLLKPAIALSVAMMMSACAVGPDYRAPDVRLRPFHSAAAIGARHATAAPSLDAWWEGFHDPELVRIEQRVLIQNLDLAAAMARVRQAQGAAEAATARLLPTLDFAPQASANRLSQEGLIGHVVRTVPGFHRDYRTYDVSGAASWEIDLFGGLRRGQEAARDEEEAAQVERVGERITVAADAADAYFQIRGDQARLAVAEQQITVDAHLLDLVRQRRTRGISNERELAQAEALLQSARQTVPLIRIALEAQLNRLDVLMGAQPGSYAAELGRPSDIPAVPSIGGSDKPTDMLRRRPDILAAERRLAASNARIGEALGDYYPKLSLTGILGFQSLSPNKLFTAPGFQATGSGAIRWRIFDFGKIDAEVQQARGANAEALARYRLTVLHAAEDVENAFTTLVQTEQRTGDLQTEVASLTRARDLSQQSFQAGVIPLTDVLDADRQLLDSQDQLALNRANAARAAVSSFRALGGGWPT, from the coding sequence ATGTCCGAGGCTTATCAGAGGTCGAACGCCATGAATCCCACGCTTCCTGCAACAAGGCGGAACACGGCACCTCCGCGCCACCGGGCAACGACCGGATTGCTGAAGCCGGCCATCGCGCTCTCCGTTGCAATGATGATGTCCGCATGTGCGGTCGGCCCGGATTACAGGGCGCCGGATGTGCGTCTCCGTCCTTTTCACAGTGCGGCAGCCATCGGCGCCCGGCACGCCACGGCGGCACCGTCGCTCGACGCATGGTGGGAGGGATTTCACGATCCTGAACTGGTGCGCATCGAACAGCGTGTGCTGATCCAGAATTTGGATCTCGCGGCCGCCATGGCCCGCGTCCGCCAGGCGCAGGGCGCCGCGGAAGCGGCCACCGCACGCCTGTTGCCGACGCTGGATTTCGCCCCGCAGGCCTCCGCGAACCGGTTGTCGCAGGAGGGGCTGATCGGCCATGTCGTACGGACCGTCCCCGGTTTCCACCGTGACTATCGCACTTATGACGTCAGCGGCGCGGCAAGCTGGGAAATCGATTTGTTCGGCGGCCTCAGGCGCGGGCAGGAAGCCGCGCGGGACGAGGAAGAGGCCGCGCAGGTGGAACGCGTGGGTGAGCGTATCACCGTGGCGGCCGACGCCGCCGACGCTTATTTCCAGATCCGGGGAGACCAGGCACGGCTGGCCGTCGCGGAACAGCAGATTACCGTGGACGCCCATCTGCTGGATCTGGTTCGCCAGCGACGCACGCGGGGTATTTCGAACGAGCGGGAGCTCGCCCAGGCCGAAGCGTTGCTGCAATCCGCGCGCCAGACCGTACCGTTGATCCGCATTGCCCTCGAAGCCCAGCTCAATCGTCTTGACGTGCTGATGGGCGCGCAGCCCGGCAGCTATGCCGCCGAGTTGGGAAGGCCGTCCGACATCCCGGCCGTTCCGTCCATCGGCGGTAGCGACAAGCCCACGGACATGCTGCGTCGCCGGCCCGACATTCTGGCGGCCGAACGCCGTCTGGCGGCATCGAACGCACGGATCGGCGAGGCGCTGGGCGATTACTATCCCAAATTGTCACTCACCGGAATTCTGGGCTTTCAAAGCCTCAGTCCCAACAAACTTTTCACAGCACCCGGTTTTCAGGCGACGGGATCCGGAGCAATTCGCTGGCGGATCTTCGATTTCGGCAAGATCGACGCCGAGGTGCAGCAGGCACGGGGCGCCAATGCCGAGGCTCTGGCGCGCTACCGGCTGACGGTCCTGCATGCGGCCGAAGATGTAGAAAATGCTTTCACGACCCTAGTGCAGACGGAGCAGCGCACAGGCGACCTGCAGACTGAAGTCGCCTCGCTGACCCGCGCGCGCGATCTTTCCCAGCAATCCTTCCAGGCGGGTGTCATTCCTTTGACGGACGTGCTTGACGCAGATCGGCAACTTCTGGACTCGCAGGATCAACTGGCCCTCAACCGGGCAAACGCGGCCCGCGCGGCCGTAAGTTCATTCAGAGCGCTGGGTGGAGGCTGGCCCACATGA